CACGCTCTTAGGCAACGCCTTTAGTAATGTGACAATAACTTTGATAAATGTCAGTTTAGAATTAATTAGGCACTCTGCATCGGCGAGGTTAGGAGACCGCGAAAAAACACCCCAGCAAAAACCCCCAGCAAAAACCCTACCGTGGGAGGGAAGTGTCGCCCAAATTTGGTTTCCCATACGCTGGAGCCAATTTGACCGTTCTTAGCATATTCCAAAAGGTTTTTGGCGCGCTTACGTAGACTATGAGAAAAGTGGTAAATAACAACGCTTTTCTACGTTCCATTTTAATTTGCCGTAAGGCAACTTAACATGTTATAATTAGAAATTACTAAGGTTTCGACAATTTATAGTAAAATCCGAAACATATAGACAGGTTTTCAGGAAAGCAACGCTCACCACCGCTGGCGAGGATTTTATCCTCGCCTTTCCATATTAGATTTTAGCGTTTGCAGGAAACCCCATCTCTATAGATATGTTGTCTCGTTGCGGGTAAAGTTTCCCCGTAGGGCAGTAAGGTAAACAAAACTGATATTAAGGTCGCAGTGCTCATAGATATCTTCACCCGAATGATAAGAGGGTGGAAACTCAGTCAATATTTGAACACATCTCTGACCTTGAAACCTTTGGAAGAAGCCCTACACCGAAGCGTCCCAGAGATCCATCATTCTGATCAAGGCGTGCAGTATCTTTCAAATGCCTACATCTCAACGCTCAGATATCATGACATTGAGATTTCTGTAGCACGGAGAGAATGTCCTTGGGAAAACGGATACGCCGAAAGATTGATCCGAACGCTCAAAGAGGAAGAAGTTCATCTCAACGACTACAAGGATGTCATAGAGGCGAGAGGTCACATCGGTCATTTTATCACACAGGTATATCACCAAAAACGCTCTCACTTGGCGTTAGGGTATTTGACACCTATTGAATTTAAAGGACGATACTTGTCTTCACTTTGCTAATTTTTGGTCTGAATAAACGTTGGCACTTCACAGTATATATGAGAGGTGAGAGGTAAATTGAATGAACAACATTCGCTTTGATATCCGTCTTAGGCCGATTCGATTTGGATTTTTAGTTCGGCCCGACGATTCAGAAAAGGTACTTGAGATTTTTCGTATCAATACATGTCTATGGGGAGGTATGTTCAATCCGATTATTCCGTTTTTTGAAGATGTACCATCTTGGTTAAAGGATGAAGGTTTTCGTTTTGAAGATGCTAAGCAAATGATCAACGACTATTTGGATTTTTTTGAACCCGATTTCCTTGTTGAGGCAGAAGAGGGATTAGCGGAGGGATTCGGTTATGATCCAAAGAGAGTGCTACAACTTGAACGTATTTTGGAACTGCCGGGAGGCAGAAGTGCACATAGATATGGATTAAGTGTCCATGGACTCTACTTGGATTTGTATGAAAAAGCATTTCAGTTTGAACAACGTCATAAATATAATGTTGTTCATGTAAAGCCAACTGATGCTACTTTCACAAATTTTGCTGCAGCTAATTTTGGGAGTTTCCCTACCCAAGAACAATTTAGGTATTTCGAGCAAAACTACGAAACTATATTTAATCCGAAACATGTAATAGAATTAGATAGTGCTGTAATCAGGGAATTATACATGCATAGGCACAATTTTGATTCTGCTTTAACAATAGGTCGCGCGAAGATTCGCATACAATATAATGCGCCTCTGCTGTCTACACTATTCATTTTAGATGTGCATGAATCAAAGGATCTGATTGATTTTTGGAATTTACGAGCAATACATGAACACGTTGTAGCGGTCCCTATTCAATGGATTGAGGAACTTTCACCTTTCTGTAAACAATTTATTCGGGATAATTATCGCCGTCAACCTGACGATCCAAGCCCGAACATGGTTGGTCCTGTCCTAATGTTTTCACGATCACTGTCTGAGGGTAAAAAAGAGGAAATTGAAAAGAAGTTCTCTTTCGTTGATGAAGAAAATATTTACACGACCCAAAAGTGGACTCCGACAATTTGTTATAAATTGTCCGTTTTTGATGTGGCTAGTCCTACACGTCCAACCTTGGAATCGGACAGAAAAATCATGAACATACAAATTGATGGGACTAATCCTGAAATTCAATTTGATCCGCTCTTGCCAGATTTTGCCAATCAATATTATAATCTATATCGCGTGGCAAATGTTGTCGGATTACAAGATTGGAGTAGTGCTCCCCAACATGTTAGGTTGCGATATAGAAGTGATAATGATCAAATTGCCACAGTCTTTCCGTGTAACTATAAAAATCCTTCTGTCCCTAAATTCCAACGTGAAGTGGATCGTGAATCGGAATTTATTTTGCCTACTACCGAAGGGTTGGTTATTTTTCCTTATGATGAGCAAATGTTTGAAAGATGGAATTTGGTTGATGGAACTACCACAGTTAATCAGTGGTTTAACGACAACCAAGTAACAGCCACTCGTTCTGACGCGGGGAAAACAACTGAACAGATAATTCAGACATTGGGAGGGTTGAAAAAGGGTGTTCTCTGTCTAGCACATAAGGAAATTGTTGAATTACTTAATGGAATGTCAAGACGTCCTGTTACTAAAACAGCCCATTATAAAGAATTTTGGAACAAGATTAAAAACGCTATTCATTATGAGAAATTAAGAACGCAGACTTTTGAGACCTTAATTGAGCGTAATGCTGTTGAGATTGGATTAGAACTTAGATGTTGCAAGTGCAGTGCTTGGAGTTGGTATACATTAAAGCAACTTGATTACTTATTAACTTGTGATCTCTGCCGTAAACAGTTTGATTTTCCTGTTACTAATCCCGGATCAAGTAAATATTCCAGATGGGCATATCGCGTCCTAGGACCATTTGCCCTGCCTGATTACGCCAAAGGTGGTTATGCTGCTTCACTTGCTATGCGTTTCTTTGCTGATGTGATAGGTGGATTTGATCGCGCAGAGTTAACTTGGTCTTCTGCTCAAAAAATAGAATTATCCACAGATAAAGAAGTAGAAGCCGATTTTATATTATGGTATCGGCGCAAAGAGATTTTTGGAATGGGGCGGCAGTTTCTACGATCAGTTCGTCCCATTTTTGGAACTGCTCATCCTACCCAAACAGTGTTTGGTGAAGCTAAGAGTTTCGGCAAGGATGTTTTTAAACAAGATGATGTGAATAACATGAAACGGTTGGCGGAAGCCTTTCCGGGGTCTATATTGGTGTTTGCCACGATGAAAGAAGAACTATCTCAAGAAGAAATTGACCGTATCAAAAGTTTGGCTTATTGGGGAAGAGGATATGATAAAGAAAGAAAACAGACGCGTGCACCAGTGATCATTCTTACAGGAACGGAATTGTTTACAACCGGTTCTTTGCAGAGGACATGGGAAAAGAAAGACGGAGTTCATAAGGATTTAGCTAAAAAAACATCATGGGAAACGGAACCTAATATAAGAGTTTTAGCTGATCTTACACAGTATTTGTATTTAGGAATGCAACCGTACGGGTTGCATATGATAGGGAGCCTTCTTCGCTAACTAAAAATTGTTGGATTTTTGAAGAACTAAAGCATCTTATTCAGACGTATCTATAGATTCCAACCGATCAATAGCAGCCTGTTCGTCTTGCTCAATAGCGATTTCTACTGCGCGCTTCGCATGTTCCAAAAGGTCTTTGGAGCGATTGTGTGAGGATGGTTTGGATGATGTCGGGTTGTGTCATGGGCTCTTTTCTTTGTATTGCGTCCAATTGAGGAACCTTGGTCCCATGCATGGACGCAATAAGTATAAGCTTTATCTATAACGGTTTGACCTTAATGTTTCGGCACCAGATTTTGCCGCCGTGGTCTTGGATGCCGATATGTCCACTCCGCGGGAAGTCTTTGAGCGGAATGCCGAATTTGTTTCGACTTCCGTCCGGGTTCTGATGTGCCGTATCCCATTCGTCGAGATCCGCGCGGACAATTTCTTCACCGTTGAGCGACACAGCAACGATACTGCCATCACAGGTGATGGTCATCTGATTCCACTCACCTGCGGGTTTACAGGTGTTCCGAGTCGGTGCCAGTGCATCATAGAGTGCGCCGCAGTCGTGGCTATCCGTAGGTTCCTTGCCGTGTGTATCTAATATCTGAATTTCGAGCCCGCTCTGAACGGCATCGTCAAGGTCTGCCCATCGGATGAAAATTCCGCTGTTGACTTTCGGCTCGGTTTTGTAATCGAGTGCCAATATGAAATTATCGTAATGTCCTTCAGTGTAGAGGTATTTTCCGCCCTGAACGGTGCAGAGAATACTTCCATCGTCGATAACCCATCCTTCAGCGTTTCCGGTGGCTCCCCAACCGGTGAGTGTCTCACCGTCAAATAGGGATATCCATCCCTCATTTTTTTCTTTTTCTGTTAACATGTTTTCTCCTTTATATTTCGTCTATGGTAAAGTATGGTAAAGTTCAGAATTATTTCGACATTACGGGAAGGCGAGGATACAATCCTCGCCAGCGGCGGTGAGTGTTCCTTATTACGGGAAGGCGATGATACAATCCTCGCCAGCGATGGTGAGTGTTTCCTTTACTGAAGAACAGCCCTGTCCAAAGGCTTCAGAAATGATGGAGCATCTTGCAAACACTCTTAACTGATAACTGACAACAGACAACTACTATAAACTCTCTAAAAATAGTCTTCCAACATCAACGTTATACTCAAAATCTGTTGCTGACCAAGGGCTGTTATAGCCGATGATCGGCACATAACTTTCGTGGCGCGATCCGTGTGAACGCACTGCGGTCGGTTCTACTGCTACTTCCAATTCACCAAAAACAGTCGTTTTATCTGCTAACACAAAGATGTCGCCGATCCGCTCGCGATGGAGTCGGAACGTCTGTGCTGCCTCTTCCGCAGCATAAGCCTCTTCAATGCCGGGTGTGTTCAAAAGAATTTGGATCGCTTCGGTTATATCCGCTTGATTTTTAAGGAATACATAAGCAGCACCCCCTAAGTTGCCGTGGTGTGCAATGTACCGATCCTTGATAATTGGGATTGAACTGGCGGGGATGTCCTGTTCTGTGAGTACGCGGCCCGGGTCAAGTGCCGTAGTCTTCTCTAACATCCCGTGATCGGCTGTGATGTAAATCTCGCGTTCCGGTTCCTCATCAATAATTTTCCCGATAATCCTGTCTAACTCTACAAGATGCTGTTGGGATAGATCCTCGTCGGGCGCGTATTTGTGTTGAACCCAATCTGTTGTTGAGCAGTAGACGAGTTCAGGGTCGTCTTTACGCAGCGTTTCTCGGACAGCGCGGAGTAACCACCAGTTGATTTCAACGGAATAAATTGGCTCAACCGGTCCCGCTGTGTGGATGTATTCGGGCGGTGGGTCTTCAGCGGCGACAGCGATATCCGTCCCCGCTTCCAGCATCCGTAGCAGCTTTTTCTTCGTCACAAATAACGCTGTTTTGTCTGCGAATTTGCAGGCTTTTGCGGTCTCAAACAGCGTCGGAGCGAGAAGGAAACGGTTGTCCTCAATAAATTCGCCTTTGCCGGTTGCTCTGTCTACATGGTAATTCGTCGTGATGCCGTGCGTTTCGGGGAATGTTCCGGTGGCGATGCTCACGTTGTTCACATTCGTAACGGAGGGGATAACGGCGTTGGCGTGTACATAGAATCCGGTTTTTGCCAACTGGCGGATGGTCGGGAGATCGCTCGCTGCGAGGTAATCATGGCTACCCGCATCGATACAGAGGATGAGAACTTTTCGTTTTTTCACGCTTTGTGTGTTGCTCCGCTATCTGGTATTCTGTTGTATTACCCTTCTTGTCTGGAGAAAAAATTGTAGCAGCTATCTGTCTAAATTGCAAGTTTTTTCCGCACGCTGGAATTTTAGATTGTTATTCCGTTGTGAATCTGTTATACTTAATTTATACACCAGTTTACTATAAATTCGGTATGACAGCGAGGTTCCGCTATGTATAACACCAACGGATCTTCCGAATTAACGAAGCTGATATTCAAGAATTCGGCGAACGAGGAGAAACTCAAACAACTTCTGATTTCTAACTATTCGGAAGCCGATCTTACTGCTTATCTGCGTAGCAAAGATCCGTTGCTTGGGCGCGCTGCCGGATTTGCCCTTCGGTTAATTGGGAGTTCAGAAGTGATCCCTGCATTGATAGATGCACTCAGAGAGACTGACCGTGGGACGCGCTTCAATGCTGAATACGCGTTGTGGGAAATATGGTCGCACTCTGGTGATGACGATGTTGACGCGATGCTTGAGGATGGAAAAAACTTACTCAAAAATGAGGCGTATCAGCAAGCCGTTGAATGCTTTACCACCGTAATTGAGACAGATCCAGATTTTGCCGAAGGCTATAATCAACGCGCAATCGCTTATTTCATGCTTGAGGAATGGAGTCAATCCATCCGTGATTGCAAACGGACGGTCGCCCTTAACCCGAATCACTTCGGTGCGTTCGCCGGAATGGGGCATGTTTATGTCAGACTCGGTAAGCTTGACGAGGCACTTGAGGCATACAAGCAAGCGTTGGTTATTAACCCAAACCTTATCTCTATTGCTGAAGCGGTTTTGCGGCTCCGCGGTCAGATACAAGACAAGTAACGTTGGTTTATGATACGGCTATGAGTAACCGAGACGACTTTCTAAAGACACTTGCGATTTGGCTTATCCTCCCAAGTTTTTTACTCTTACCGGTCTATCAATTATTGACGCGGGTGAACCTCGGTTTGCCGATAGAGTGTCTTTTCATGGCGCAGGTGTTCGTTGTGCTCCTCGTAGCACCTTATCTCGCTGCCCGCGCGATTCGTTCTGACGTTATCAACACAGGTGTGACTTCTTCTATATCGTTGTTCGCTCTCAGTCCTATATCTTCTTCAGGCAGGTGGTTGTTAAGATTACTCGTGCTTAGCCAGGTACCGCTGTTATGCTGGGTGTTTTTATCAACAGGTGTCGCTTTGTTCGTTATGGATGTCCCATTCGTAAAAGCGTTACAGATGTTCGTTATATTGGGAATCTATAGTTTGTCGGCGGGTGCCGTTGGAATGTGCTGCGCGCAGGTCTTCCGAGACACATTCTTTGGCGCAGAGGTTGCCACCCTTTTGTGGTGTATTTTGATTGGTGGTGCGTTTCTGCTCACTCCTTTAGGACGTTATGTGAATAATCTCCAACCCTTTATTCCACCCGTTTTGCACCTGAACCCGCTTATTGCTGTGTGCTGTATCTTTGGGTCCGACATCTTTAGAAATCCGCTGCTCTACGAACTCACACTTGTTCCGTCGTATGATTATAGGTATCCAAACCCGTGGTATCTTGTAGGGGTATGGCAGATAGTGATTGGTGTGTGCTGTTTTTTGGGGACGTGGCAGATCGGTAGATCTCGTAAGTACGCCATATAAAGAGGATGATATGAGCAAAGCAGAAAAACCGATTATTAGTGTTTCAGGTGTTCGTGGGCAGGTTGGCGTTTCGCTTGATGTTCGTGTCATTACGCAATTCGCGATGGCTTTCGGCACCTTTGTTGGCGGTCGAACAGTAGTTGTTGGTAGAGATTCTCGCACCTCAAGTCCGACGCTCCGACACGCAGTCCTTTCCGGACTTTTCGCCACAGGGTGTCACGTTATTGATGTCGGACTCTGCCCAACCCCGACGGTACTGCTAATGGCAAAGGCACTGAACGCGCAAGGGAGTGTTACCATCACAGCCAGTCATAATCCTGTTGAATGGAACGGGGTCGAATTTGCGTCCGCTTCAGGGAACCTCCTGACACAGGCAGAACGCGATGAATTGATGCGGATTTATGAAACAGAGGATTTTGCACTTACCCCTTGGAATGAACAGGGGACACTTGAAACGCACGAAGAGGCAACGGCATATCACTTGGAACAGATTTTGTGTTCCTCTTGGCTCGCACCGGAATTGATTCAAAAGGCTGGGTTGAAGGTCGTCATTGACTGCGGAAACGGTGCTGGCAGCGTCATAAGTCCGTCGCTCTTACGGAAACTCGGTTGTCGGGTTGTTGAACTTAATTGTGTCGCGGATGGACACTTCCGCCGTCCTGCTGAACCAACACCTGAGGCGTTGGATGAACTGTGTGAAACAGTTCACGCCACTAAAGCAGATATTGGTTTTGCTCACGATGGCGATGCCGACCGGCTTGTCGTTGTTACCGAACGTGGTGTTCCGTTGAGTG
Above is a window of Candidatus Poribacteria bacterium DNA encoding:
- a CDS encoding alkaline phosphatase family protein; amino-acid sequence: MKKRKVLILCIDAGSHDYLAASDLPTIRQLAKTGFYVHANAVIPSVTNVNNVSIATGTFPETHGITTNYHVDRATGKGEFIEDNRFLLAPTLFETAKACKFADKTALFVTKKKLLRMLEAGTDIAVAAEDPPPEYIHTAGPVEPIYSVEINWWLLRAVRETLRKDDPELVYCSTTDWVQHKYAPDEDLSQQHLVELDRIIGKIIDEEPEREIYITADHGMLEKTTALDPGRVLTEQDIPASSIPIIKDRYIAHHGNLGGAAYVFLKNQADITEAIQILLNTPGIEEAYAAEEAAQTFRLHRERIGDIFVLADKTTVFGELEVAVEPTAVRSHGSRHESYVPIIGYNSPWSATDFEYNVDVGRLFLESL
- a CDS encoding DUF1080 domain-containing protein, whose amino-acid sequence is MLTEKEKNEGWISLFDGETLTGWGATGNAEGWVIDDGSILCTVQGGKYLYTEGHYDNFILALDYKTEPKVNSGIFIRWADLDDAVQSGLEIQILDTHGKEPTDSHDCGALYDALAPTRNTCKPAGEWNQMTITCDGSIVAVSLNGEEIVRADLDEWDTAHQNPDGSRNKFGIPLKDFPRSGHIGIQDHGGKIWCRNIKVKPL
- a CDS encoding integrase core domain-containing protein gives rise to the protein MLIDIFTRMIRGWKLSQYLNTSLTLKPLEEALHRSVPEIHHSDQGVQYLSNAYISTLRYHDIEISVARRECPWENGYAERLIRTLKEEEVHLNDYKDVIEARGHIGHFITQVYHQKRSHLALGYLTPIEFKGRYLSSLC
- the glmM gene encoding phosphoglucosamine mutase is translated as MSKAEKPIISVSGVRGQVGVSLDVRVITQFAMAFGTFVGGRTVVVGRDSRTSSPTLRHAVLSGLFATGCHVIDVGLCPTPTVLLMAKALNAQGSVTITASHNPVEWNGVEFASASGNLLTQAERDELMRIYETEDFALTPWNEQGTLETHEEATAYHLEQILCSSWLAPELIQKAGLKVVIDCGNGAGSVISPSLLRKLGCRVVELNCVADGHFRRPAEPTPEALDELCETVHATKADIGFAHDGDADRLVVVTERGVPLSGEWTLALVVDFILTQTKGDIVATVSTSRMLDDIAAKHGVALHRTKVGVGWVVEKMRAVNAVIGGEGTGGVIYPNVHYTTDGIASIAAIAQYLVESGSTVTQLVDSMPHYEMCRKKLEIPSQELATRLVDLALKGYEAESATGTEPFLELTDGVKRVWEDRWVNIRPSGTEPVIRVFSEAPTSAEAEQLCDETLETLRMLMKQISF
- a CDS encoding tetratricopeptide repeat protein → MYNTNGSSELTKLIFKNSANEEKLKQLLISNYSEADLTAYLRSKDPLLGRAAGFALRLIGSSEVIPALIDALRETDRGTRFNAEYALWEIWSHSGDDDVDAMLEDGKNLLKNEAYQQAVECFTTVIETDPDFAEGYNQRAIAYFMLEEWSQSIRDCKRTVALNPNHFGAFAGMGHVYVRLGKLDEALEAYKQALVINPNLISIAEAVLRLRGQIQDK